In the genome of Porphyrobacter sp. ULC335, one region contains:
- a CDS encoding sigma-70 family RNA polymerase sigma factor: MKHDHATFSALAPSYAAPYAPSRAEVEERVRRFLPLVRRTAWHINGRGREGLEIEDLVQAGILALTECAQRHAGPTEDGFAAYAKIRVRGAMLDEVRRVAHDSRTARSKRAGYERALSALRGSLGREPSRAELARAMEVSDADLLAIEASGVKLTPIDDAYDETSLAFASDDPDPFEALCAAEDRERLLEAMIALPDRLKLVLQLFFVEELNLTEIAAVLEVSVPRVHQLRAKALKDLRTLLEAA; this comes from the coding sequence ATGAAGCACGATCACGCCACTTTCAGCGCGCTGGCCCCCTCCTATGCCGCGCCCTACGCCCCCTCCCGCGCCGAGGTGGAGGAGCGCGTCCGCCGGTTCCTGCCGCTGGTGCGCCGCACCGCGTGGCATATCAACGGGCGCGGGCGAGAGGGGCTGGAGATCGAGGATCTGGTACAGGCCGGTATCCTTGCGCTTACCGAATGTGCCCAGCGCCACGCCGGGCCGACCGAGGATGGCTTTGCCGCCTATGCCAAGATCCGGGTGCGCGGCGCGATGCTGGATGAAGTGCGCCGCGTCGCCCATGACAGCCGCACCGCGCGCAGCAAGCGCGCCGGATATGAACGCGCACTCTCCGCTTTGCGCGGATCATTGGGCCGCGAGCCGAGCCGCGCCGAACTCGCCCGCGCGATGGAGGTGAGCGATGCCGATTTGCTCGCCATCGAAGCCTCGGGCGTGAAGCTAACCCCGATCGACGACGCCTATGACGAAACCAGCCTTGCCTTCGCCAGCGACGATCCCGATCCCTTCGAGGCGCTATGCGCCGCAGAGGACCGCGAACGGCTCCTGGAAGCGATGATCGCGCTGCCGGACCGGCTGAAGCTGGTGCTCCAGCTGTTCTTCGTAGAGGAACTGAACCTCACCGAAATCGCCGCCGTGCTCGAAGTCAGCGTGCCGCGCGTCCACCAGCTGCGCGCGAAAGCCCTCAAGGACCTGCGCACGCTGCTGGAGGCCGCCTAG
- a CDS encoding bile acid:sodium symporter family protein, with the protein MLRIITNNFAVLTVLGVGAAWFVPGAFTWMTDGRITLAGQPLLSLALGVIMLAMGLTLTFEDYRGLAKMPRALLAGVGLQFAVMPLSGFAIARALQLEPGLAVGLILVACCPGGTASNIVTYIARGHVALSVAMTMASTLAAVVLTPLLTGWLAGAYVEIDRWNLLTNMFVIVLLPVVLGTLLNRLFPRAAERVSAVLPLVAIVLVILIVGGIVGGAKAQIAEHAGVLLLATFLLHASGFSLGYVLARVLGLGEVEARTISIEVGMQNSGLGSGLAKTPAFAAQFADITQAALAPVPAAISAVWHVLIGSLLAGWWRRRG; encoded by the coding sequence ATGCTGCGCATCATCACCAATAATTTCGCCGTGCTGACGGTGCTGGGCGTGGGTGCGGCGTGGTTCGTACCGGGCGCCTTCACCTGGATGACCGATGGGCGGATCACGCTCGCGGGCCAGCCGCTGCTGAGCCTCGCGCTCGGCGTCATCATGCTGGCGATGGGCCTGACGCTGACCTTCGAAGATTATCGCGGCCTTGCGAAAATGCCGCGTGCGCTGCTGGCGGGGGTCGGGCTGCAATTCGCGGTGATGCCGCTGTCGGGCTTCGCCATTGCCCGCGCCTTGCAGCTGGAGCCGGGGCTGGCGGTGGGCCTGATCCTCGTCGCCTGCTGCCCGGGCGGCACCGCGTCGAACATCGTCACCTATATCGCGCGCGGGCACGTGGCGCTGTCGGTGGCGATGACGATGGCCTCGACCCTCGCGGCGGTGGTGCTGACCCCGCTTCTGACGGGGTGGCTGGCGGGGGCCTATGTCGAGATTGATCGCTGGAACCTGCTCACCAACATGTTCGTGATCGTGCTTCTGCCGGTGGTGCTGGGGACGCTGCTGAACCGGTTGTTCCCGCGCGCAGCGGAGAGGGTGAGCGCGGTGCTGCCGCTGGTGGCGATCGTGCTGGTGATCCTGATCGTGGGCGGGATTGTCGGCGGGGCGAAAGCGCAGATCGCGGAGCACGCGGGCGTGCTGCTGCTGGCGACCTTCCTGCTCCACGCTTCCGGCTTTTCGTTGGGATACGTGCTGGCGCGGGTGCTGGGACTGGGCGAGGTGGAGGCGCGGACCATCAGCATCGAGGTCGGGATGCAGAATTCAGGGCTAGGTTCGGGGTTGGCGAAGACCCCTGCGTTTGCCGCACAGTTCGCCGACATCACGCAAGCCGCCCTCGCCCCGGTGCCAGCCGCGATTTCGGCGGTGTGGCATGTGCTGATCGGCAGCCTGCTGGCGGGATGGTGGCGGCGGCGGGGTTAG
- a CDS encoding flagellar biosynthesis protein FlhA has protein sequence MVLPIPALLLDIFFVLNIAISIAVLMVALNARRPLDFSSFPSVLLFATLLRLALNVASTRVVLVHGHEGGAAAGHVIESFAAFLVGGNFVVGLFVFAILMIINMIVVTKGAGRVSEVSARFVLDALPGKQMAIDADIAAGLVTADEARDRRREVTVEADFYGSMDGASKFVKGDAVAALLILGVNIVAGFAIGMISHGLSATEAGEVYVTLAVGDALVAQVPSLLLSIAAAAIVTRVSDQRDLSGQIGGQFADPRGWLPVALILGAVGIVPAMPQTIFLPAAAIAAGLWWHLKQRAAAPAPVVEVQEDVSPDTIALADVADATLVTIELGYGIVGLVDAAQGAPLITRITGIRKQLSRDLGFVLPQFRIRDSLDMAAQDYAVLMGGVSIARGNVRPGKLLAIDAGDVRAGHGLTGEPTRDPSFDCPALWIVPSARDHAVAEGFLVVDPASVIATHANQALLAEAHQLLGPDEVREWVDGLKARAPALVEAVTPDPLPLAALTRTLRALMADGIGLAHPQPLFTSLALALQKTTDFDAVIDAVRADLSQRLVARIAAPGEPLKVVTLDAGLESAILGGMIDPANGQPLIEPDCGGMIVREAGRIADAEGTPIALIVQPPARRALTALLKTRAPRCLVLSIAELPAAQAIVVVGVIGAPEEAPALAAPQVEGLAA, from the coding sequence ATGGTTCTGCCGATCCCGGCGCTGCTGCTCGACATCTTCTTCGTGCTCAACATCGCGATTTCGATTGCGGTGCTGATGGTGGCCTTGAACGCCCGCCGCCCGCTCGACTTCTCCTCTTTTCCCTCCGTGTTGCTGTTCGCGACGCTGTTGCGCCTCGCATTGAACGTCGCCTCGACCCGCGTGGTGCTGGTCCACGGTCACGAGGGCGGGGCTGCGGCAGGCCACGTTATCGAAAGCTTCGCCGCCTTTCTGGTCGGCGGCAATTTCGTGGTCGGGTTGTTCGTTTTCGCAATTCTCATGATCATCAACATGATCGTCGTCACGAAGGGTGCTGGGCGCGTTTCGGAGGTCTCTGCACGCTTCGTGCTCGATGCCTTGCCCGGCAAGCAGATGGCGATCGACGCCGATATCGCCGCAGGCCTCGTCACCGCTGACGAAGCGCGCGACCGTCGCCGCGAGGTTACGGTCGAGGCCGATTTCTACGGTTCGATGGATGGTGCCTCCAAGTTCGTGAAGGGCGATGCGGTTGCCGCGCTGCTGATCCTCGGGGTGAATATTGTCGCCGGTTTCGCCATCGGCATGATCAGCCACGGCCTCTCCGCGACAGAGGCAGGCGAAGTTTATGTCACGCTGGCGGTGGGCGATGCGCTGGTGGCGCAGGTGCCCTCGCTGCTGCTGTCGATCGCTGCCGCTGCGATCGTCACGCGCGTGTCGGACCAACGCGATCTTTCGGGCCAGATCGGCGGCCAGTTCGCCGACCCGCGCGGGTGGCTGCCGGTGGCGCTGATCCTCGGCGCGGTGGGCATAGTCCCCGCCATGCCGCAGACAATCTTCCTGCCCGCCGCCGCCATCGCCGCCGGTCTCTGGTGGCACCTCAAGCAGCGCGCCGCAGCGCCCGCCCCGGTGGTCGAGGTGCAGGAGGATGTCTCGCCCGACACCATCGCGCTGGCCGATGTCGCTGATGCGACGCTGGTCACGATCGAGCTGGGCTATGGCATCGTCGGGCTGGTCGATGCCGCACAGGGCGCACCGCTGATCACCCGCATCACCGGCATCCGCAAGCAGCTTTCCCGCGATCTCGGCTTTGTGCTGCCCCAGTTCCGCATCCGGGATTCGCTCGACATGGCGGCGCAGGATTATGCCGTGCTGATGGGCGGAGTGAGCATTGCGCGCGGCAATGTGCGGCCCGGCAAACTCCTCGCCATTGACGCAGGGGACGTACGCGCCGGCCATGGATTGACCGGCGAGCCGACCCGCGATCCCTCTTTCGATTGCCCCGCCCTGTGGATCGTCCCGTCCGCGCGCGATCATGCCGTGGCGGAGGGCTTCCTGGTGGTCGACCCCGCCTCGGTCATCGCCACCCATGCCAATCAGGCACTACTCGCCGAGGCGCACCAGCTGCTCGGTCCGGACGAGGTGCGCGAGTGGGTGGACGGTCTCAAGGCCCGCGCGCCCGCACTGGTCGAGGCGGTGACGCCCGATCCGCTGCCGCTCGCCGCGCTGACCCGTACCCTGCGCGCGCTGATGGCGGACGGGATCGGGCTCGCCCACCCGCAGCCGCTGTTCACCAGCCTTGCGCTGGCGCTTCAGAAGACCACCGATTTCGATGCAGTGATCGATGCCGTGCGCGCCGATCTGTCGCAGCGATTGGTGGCGCGCATTGCCGCGCCGGGCGAGCCGCTCAAGGTGGTGACGCTCGACGCCGGGCTGGAGAGCGCGATCCTTGGCGGGATGATCGATCCGGCCAATGGCCAACCGCTGATCGAACCCGATTGCGGCGGCATGATCGTGCGCGAGGCCGGGCGGATCGCCGATGCCGAGGGCACCCCGATTGCGCTGATCGTCCAGCCGCCCGCCCGCCGCGCGCTGACCGCACTGCTCAAAACCCGCGCGCCGCGCTGCCTCGTCCTTTCGATTGCGGAGCTGCCCGCGGCGCAGGCGATTGTCGTGGTGGGCGTGATCGGTGCGCCTGAAGAAGCCCCCGCACTCGCCGCGCCGCAGGTTGAAGGACTGGCCGCATGA
- a CDS encoding phosphotransferase family protein: protein MGISVEELSAGLARVCARVGLGALSLAPQRLTGGAVMESWRFGVGGDVYVLRRAPSLAFMEGRPYGHSTEAALIEAARAKGVTAPEVVAVLEEADGLGSGFVMRALPGTADPKVILGCDDPDGLLREAARDLARIHRLRQGDVPAGVPVMEYRAAIADLKAQFMDAGGDRPIIALGLKWLEDNSPAEVEPVLNHGDYRMGNLLVEGSTLTGVLDWEIAHFGDRHEDLAFGCMAVWRFHRYDRPALGLGSIEDYIAAYEAEAGVTVDPARFRFWTIYRTVWWALGCLKMAAQWRSGADRMLERVVISRRTSEQELDLLLLLEEDAPQQDKDQDLFSTRALVRPTGEAKIADIAVAVSEWLATIKDKLDGHDRFQLAVARNALGIIARSSTSDAELCDNSHFAGLILSGEMTLQTHGLLHDLRSAILEKVQDDSPKYPALQIVREKWPTPDKRTEQA from the coding sequence GTGGGCATTTCGGTTGAAGAACTGAGCGCCGGGCTGGCGCGGGTATGTGCCCGCGTCGGCCTCGGCGCTTTGTCGTTGGCGCCGCAGCGCCTGACGGGCGGCGCAGTAATGGAGAGCTGGCGGTTCGGTGTTGGCGGCGATGTCTATGTGCTGCGCCGCGCGCCGAGCCTCGCCTTCATGGAGGGGCGGCCTTACGGGCATTCCACCGAGGCCGCGCTGATTGAGGCGGCGCGCGCCAAGGGCGTGACCGCGCCCGAAGTGGTGGCGGTGCTGGAGGAGGCGGACGGGCTGGGCTCGGGCTTCGTTATGCGCGCGCTGCCGGGGACGGCTGATCCCAAGGTCATTCTGGGATGCGACGATCCCGACGGGCTGCTGCGCGAGGCGGCGCGGGACTTGGCGCGGATTCACCGCTTGCGACAGGGCGATGTGCCCGCGGGCGTGCCGGTGATGGAATACCGCGCGGCCATTGCCGACCTCAAAGCGCAGTTCATGGACGCCGGCGGGGATCGCCCGATCATCGCGCTGGGGCTGAAGTGGCTGGAGGACAACTCCCCCGCCGAGGTCGAGCCAGTCCTCAACCACGGCGACTACCGGATGGGCAATCTGCTGGTCGAAGGCTCGACCCTCACCGGCGTGCTCGACTGGGAAATCGCCCATTTCGGCGACCGCCACGAGGACTTGGCCTTCGGCTGCATGGCCGTGTGGCGCTTCCACCGTTACGACCGCCCAGCGCTGGGGCTGGGCTCAATCGAGGACTACATCGCCGCCTATGAGGCCGAGGCTGGCGTCACGGTCGACCCAGCGCGCTTCCGCTTCTGGACGATTTACCGCACCGTGTGGTGGGCGCTGGGCTGCCTCAAGATGGCGGCGCAATGGCGCTCGGGCGCAGACCGGATGCTGGAGCGCGTGGTGATCTCGCGCCGGACGAGCGAGCAGGAACTCGATCTTCTGTTGCTGCTGGAAGAGGATGCGCCGCAACAGGACAAGGACCAGGACCTTTTCAGTACGCGTGCGCTCGTGCGGCCAACCGGTGAGGCGAAAATCGCCGACATTGCCGTCGCAGTTTCCGAGTGGCTTGCGACCATCAAAGACAAGCTGGACGGGCACGACCGATTTCAGCTGGCGGTTGCCCGCAACGCCTTGGGCATCATCGCACGGTCCTCCACCTCCGATGCGGAGCTGTGCGACAACAGCCATTTCGCAGGCCTGATCCTGTCAGGCGAGATGACCCTGCAAACCCACGGCCTGCTCCACGATCTGCGCTCTGCGATCCTCGAGAAGGTGCAGGACGATTCCCCCAAATACCCGGCCCTCCAGATCGTACGGGAGAAGTGGCCGACCCCGGACAAGAGAACGGAGCAAGCCTAA
- a CDS encoding acyl-CoA dehydrogenase family protein codes for MDFAIPADLQAYLDELDAFIAAEIKPLEQQDDNIRFFDHRREYARTDFEAGGLPRHEWEELLKEGTRRSDKAGHWRFSAPKRYGGKDGSNLWMAVIREHFARQGLGLHNDLQNEHSIVGNFPFVAMFDQWGTEEQKQEFILGGFERTRRVAFGLTEPDHGSDATHMETAAVRETRDGVDGWRIDGEKMWITGMHVATHCAMFARTAGKAGDASGITCFLVPNPTEGLKIEEWMWTFNMPTDHPRLSVTNVWVPDSAILGVEGRGLALAQSFVHQNRIRQAASSCGAALYCIDESVKYARQRKPFGEELARNQAIQFPLVELATQAEMLRLLIFKTAWEMDNMPHEQIERTISDKVSMCNYWANRLVCEAADRAMQVHGGIGYSRHKPFEHIYRHHRRYRITEGSEEIQMRKVGAYLFGYLGPKRGQFA; via the coding sequence ATGGACTTCGCCATCCCCGCCGACCTGCAAGCCTATCTCGACGAACTCGACGCCTTCATCGCCGCCGAGATCAAGCCCTTGGAGCAGCAGGACGACAACATCCGCTTCTTCGACCACCGCCGCGAATATGCGCGCACGGACTTCGAGGCGGGCGGGTTGCCCCGGCACGAGTGGGAGGAACTGCTCAAGGAAGGCACCCGCCGCTCGGACAAGGCGGGCCATTGGCGCTTCTCCGCGCCGAAACGCTACGGCGGCAAGGACGGCAGCAACCTGTGGATGGCGGTGATCCGCGAGCATTTCGCGCGCCAAGGCCTCGGGCTGCATAACGATTTGCAGAACGAACACTCCATCGTCGGCAACTTCCCCTTCGTCGCGATGTTCGACCAGTGGGGGACCGAGGAGCAGAAGCAGGAATTCATTCTCGGCGGGTTCGAGCGCACCCGCCGCGTCGCCTTCGGCCTGACCGAACCCGACCACGGATCGGACGCCACCCACATGGAAACCGCCGCGGTGCGCGAGACCCGTGACGGGGTCGATGGCTGGCGGATCGATGGCGAGAAGATGTGGATCACCGGCATGCACGTCGCCACCCACTGCGCGATGTTCGCGCGCACGGCGGGCAAGGCGGGAGATGCGAGCGGGATCACCTGCTTCCTCGTCCCCAACCCCACCGAGGGCCTCAAGATCGAGGAGTGGATGTGGACCTTCAACATGCCCACCGATCACCCGCGCCTCAGCGTGACGAACGTGTGGGTGCCCGACAGCGCGATCCTCGGCGTGGAAGGCCGCGGCCTCGCGCTGGCGCAGAGCTTCGTCCACCAGAACCGCATCCGGCAGGCGGCGAGCAGCTGCGGTGCGGCGCTCTATTGCATCGATGAAAGCGTGAAATACGCCCGTCAGCGCAAGCCCTTTGGCGAGGAGCTGGCCCGCAATCAGGCGATCCAGTTCCCGCTGGTGGAGCTGGCGACGCAGGCCGAAATGCTGCGCCTCCTCATCTTCAAGACCGCGTGGGAGATGGACAATATGCCCCACGAACAGATCGAGCGGACCATCAGCGACAAGGTCTCGATGTGCAATTACTGGGCGAACCGGCTGGTCTGCGAAGCGGCAGACCGCGCGATGCAGGTCCACGGCGGCATCGGCTATTCGCGCCACAAGCCCTTCGAGCACATCTACCGCCACCACCGCCGCTACCGGATCACCGAGGGCTCGGAAGAGATCCAGATGCGGAAAGTGGGGGCGTATCTGTTCGGCTATTTGGGGCCGAAGCGGGGTCAATTCGCTTAA
- a CDS encoding DUF3857 domain-containing protein, whose translation MRYLTAALLAGVASVPAYAGETVLYDAVPGWVEVSEIAPKPADSNAIIVLLDQQARIETGRLWSFADTAIALDSPEALTRFGTLTASWMPDKGDLIIHRVELRRGGTVIDVLKDGAKFEVLRRERGLENRLVDGALTATLAVQGAKLGDVLRLSYSVTSSDQAMGENVQWQAGLFAKPFPLQQGRVTVSWPEGMPVSRQRFGKAEVAEPVAKNGFLTWSASVPVAEADEVPEDAPSRFQLGELMQVSTYADWAAVSRNHAKHYGTSGQVTPGGDLAGRIAGIAAASKDPLTRAAMALRLVQDDVSYLMNGMAGGNYIPQLPEETWAKRFGDCKAKTLLLLTMLRELGIEAEPVLVRTEGGDALPGLAPMPGNFDHVIVRAMIGGTNYWLDGTTAGVRADTIDEVPRFFHGLPLRDEGAGLIPFDTRMQSTPDRVVRLTLDQRAGIRLPAIYDVTIEFRGSTGAAWRTLADQGNEEMRENSVGSAVEEVIGENQLVDHTLRYDADAGLAVLTARGIIGTGWTRDGTDYRFEPPAQAARDVGFEADRARAAWRAIPLSLAGPTYVTSTAEVLLPEDMDNVALEGSTAPVSATIGGVELLAEAKLDGSRLAVTQSMRTREEELAAASLGSARRELNRFDRQLPVLRSKGDVRELWQYFGKDRARLSELEGLYAKAIADAKPDEPWQLVNRAYFRMGIFDYAGALLDVEAAMAIEDSRDLFLARAALRRETGDLEGTLADLVEAESLQPDGSTYSDQIDVLALLGRAEEGVALAEDFDALTKERSEGALVMASALGWQGAVEAGIDLLDGMIAQRPTDGDLLNALCWQAGIWSKMDQARLEACTKAVEKSSYSSIALDSRAMAHYRLGNLAAAKTDIDAALLAEPYQAESRLLRGIILREMGDKSGKDEIALALRMQPSLAVSYKAFGLTF comes from the coding sequence ATGCGATACCTTACCGCCGCGCTGCTCGCAGGGGTTGCCAGCGTGCCGGCTTATGCGGGCGAGACGGTGCTTTACGACGCGGTGCCCGGGTGGGTCGAGGTGTCCGAAATCGCGCCCAAGCCTGCCGATTCCAACGCCATCATCGTGCTGCTCGACCAGCAGGCGCGGATCGAGACCGGGCGGCTGTGGTCCTTTGCCGATACCGCCATCGCGCTGGATTCGCCCGAGGCGCTGACCCGCTTCGGCACGCTGACGGCAAGCTGGATGCCGGACAAGGGCGATCTCATCATCCACCGTGTCGAACTGAGGCGCGGCGGCACGGTGATCGACGTGCTGAAGGACGGCGCGAAGTTCGAAGTGCTGCGGCGGGAACGGGGGCTTGAGAACCGGCTTGTCGACGGCGCGCTGACCGCGACACTGGCGGTGCAGGGCGCCAAGCTCGGCGATGTGCTGCGGCTCAGCTATTCGGTGACGTCGAGCGATCAGGCGATGGGCGAGAACGTGCAGTGGCAGGCGGGGCTGTTCGCCAAGCCCTTCCCGCTCCAGCAGGGGCGAGTCACGGTGTCCTGGCCCGAGGGGATGCCCGTCTCCCGCCAGCGCTTCGGCAAGGCCGAGGTGGCGGAACCCGTGGCCAAGAACGGCTTCCTCACATGGTCGGCAAGTGTGCCCGTGGCCGAGGCCGACGAGGTGCCGGAAGATGCGCCCTCGCGCTTCCAGCTGGGCGAGCTGATGCAGGTGTCGACCTATGCCGACTGGGCGGCGGTTTCGCGCAATCATGCCAAGCACTACGGCACCAGCGGACAGGTGACGCCCGGCGGTGATCTGGCGGGCCGGATCGCGGGCATCGCGGCGGCGAGCAAGGACCCGCTGACCCGCGCGGCGATGGCGCTCCGGCTGGTGCAGGATGATGTCAGCTATCTGATGAACGGCATGGCGGGCGGCAATTACATCCCCCAGCTGCCCGAAGAGACATGGGCGAAGCGCTTCGGCGATTGCAAGGCCAAGACGCTGCTGCTGCTCACGATGCTGCGCGAGCTGGGGATCGAGGCCGAGCCGGTGCTGGTGCGGACCGAGGGCGGCGACGCCTTGCCGGGTCTTGCGCCGATGCCGGGCAATTTCGACCACGTGATCGTGCGCGCGATGATCGGCGGCACGAATTACTGGCTCGACGGCACAACCGCCGGGGTGCGAGCCGACACCATTGATGAAGTGCCGCGCTTCTTCCACGGCTTGCCGCTGCGCGACGAGGGGGCGGGGCTGATCCCGTTCGACACGCGGATGCAGTCAACGCCCGACCGCGTGGTGCGCCTGACGCTCGATCAGCGCGCCGGGATCAGGCTTCCGGCGATCTATGACGTGACGATCGAATTCCGCGGCAGCACCGGGGCGGCGTGGCGCACGCTTGCCGATCAGGGCAACGAGGAAATGCGCGAGAATTCGGTCGGCTCGGCGGTCGAGGAGGTGATCGGCGAGAACCAGCTGGTCGATCACACGCTGCGCTATGATGCCGATGCAGGCCTTGCGGTGCTGACCGCGCGCGGGATCATCGGCACGGGATGGACGCGTGACGGCACGGACTACCGGTTCGAACCGCCCGCACAGGCCGCGCGCGACGTCGGGTTCGAGGCCGACCGTGCGCGGGCCGCTTGGCGCGCAATTCCGCTCAGCCTTGCCGGGCCGACCTACGTCACCAGCACCGCCGAAGTGCTGCTGCCCGAGGATATGGATAACGTCGCGCTCGAAGGGAGCACGGCGCCTGTGTCCGCCACGATTGGCGGCGTGGAATTGCTTGCCGAGGCGAAGCTGGATGGTAGCCGCCTTGCCGTCACCCAGTCGATGCGCACCCGCGAGGAGGAGCTTGCCGCAGCGAGCCTCGGCAGCGCCCGGCGCGAACTCAACCGGTTCGACCGGCAATTGCCGGTGCTGCGGTCCAAGGGCGATGTGCGCGAGCTGTGGCAATATTTCGGCAAGGACCGCGCGCGCCTTTCCGAGCTTGAAGGGCTCTATGCCAAGGCCATCGCCGATGCCAAGCCGGACGAGCCGTGGCAGCTGGTCAACCGCGCCTATTTCCGCATGGGCATTTTCGATTACGCCGGCGCGCTTCTGGATGTCGAGGCGGCCATGGCCATCGAGGATTCGCGCGATCTGTTCCTTGCCCGCGCAGCGCTGCGGCGCGAAACGGGCGATCTGGAAGGCACGCTGGCCGATCTGGTCGAGGCCGAATCGCTCCAGCCCGATGGTTCGACCTATTCCGACCAGATCGACGTGCTCGCACTGCTGGGCCGGGCGGAGGAAGGCGTCGCACTCGCCGAGGATTTCGACGCGCTGACCAAGGAGCGTTCGGAAGGCGCGCTGGTCATGGCCTCCGCACTCGGCTGGCAGGGCGCGGTTGAGGCAGGGATCGATCTGCTCGACGGGATGATCGCGCAGCGCCCGACCGATGGTGATCTGCTCAATGCCCTGTGCTGGCAGGCGGGCATCTGGTCGAAGATGGATCAGGCGCGGCTCGAAGCCTGCACCAAGGCTGTCGAGAAGAGCAGCTATTCGTCGATCGCGCTCGATAGCCGGGCGATGGCGCATTACCGGCTCGGCAACCTTGCGGCGGCCAAGACGGATATCGATGCGGCGCTGCTGGCGGAGCCCTATCAGGCCGAATCCCGCCTGCTGCGCGGGATCATCCTGCGTGAGATGGGCGACAAGTCAGGCAAGGACGAAATCGCGCTGGCGCTGAGGATGCAGCCTTCACTGGCGGTAAGCTACAAGGCGTTCGGGCTGACATTCTAG